From Anoplopoma fimbria isolate UVic2021 breed Golden Eagle Sablefish chromosome 11, Afim_UVic_2022, whole genome shotgun sequence, one genomic window encodes:
- the drc3 gene encoding dynein regulatory complex subunit 3, translated as MDKEILMDEDVLRQAVVEQAAQDQVGRIVKEDGVNFNEILKLRLEYRNILMIDHLWEFTSLARLDLNNNLIEKIEGLDRLINLTWLNLSFNSIEKIQGLESLRKLEVLNLSNNRISVIEKMDALEKLTHFFIANNLLGQLDNVLYLRKFKNMFTINLYGNPVSEEEDYKFYIAAYFPNLRCLDYRLLDEKTKNEASIKYSYVLDEIKHEELQMQQADEVEQSQKAAVKLHTDAFVEFLNGSFLFESMLKDDPEAETLHRVPEVAPLLQTFEDQMVELCMQLFETGLAEHKRREMEVNSFFSGQNEAVTHYQQEASKILAHFEQQHKARMVELQQLSDPDLLKVKINPCKEEINQLSHSLMALEFQMITQLEDIINKLDVNISDMIGNFSETALGIFAQCRDLEDNYHEKVQVIAANLENEGKNNLDEEMPDQDKMLFVDKDTVMDALATSHDNHLMKINDRETQLITRAEAWKDELVKGIQDKELKRNRMRISDIHRYADHLWEQLEDLL; from the exons aTGGATAAAGAGATTTTGATGGATGAGGATGTTTTACGGCAGGCAGTAGTGGAGCAAGCTGCTCAAGATCAGGTTGGCCGTATTGTCAAGGAGGATGGAGTCAACTTCAATGAAATCCTTAAACTACGACTGGAATACAGAA ACATCCTGATGATTGACCACTTATGGGAGTTCACATCTTTGGCCAGACTGGATTTGAACAACAACCTCATAGAGAAGATTGAGGGCCTGGACCGCCTGATTAATCTGACATGGCTTA ATCTGTCATTCAACAGCATAGAGAAGATTCAGGGTCTGGAGTCTCTGCGGAAGCTTGAAGTGCTGAATTTGTCCAACAACAGAATCTCTGTTATTGAAAAAATGGACGCACTTGAGAAACTCACTCATTTCTTCATCGCCAACAACCTCCTTGGACAGCTGGACAAC GTGCTCTATCTCAGGAAGTTCAAGAACATGTTCACCATCAACCTATATGGAAATCCTGTCTCTGAGGAAGAAGATTACAAATTTTACATCGCAGCATACTTTCCAAACTTGAGGTGCCTGGACTACAGATTACTCGACGAGAAAACA AAAAATGAAGCATCTATAAAATACAGCTATGTCCTCGATGAGATAAAACATGAGGAGCTGCAGATGCAACAAGCTGATGAGGTGGAGCAAAGCCAGAAAGCTGCAGTCAAACTACACACG GACGCCTTTGTGGAGTTCCTGAATGGCTCCTTCCTGTTTGAGAGCATGCTGAAAGACGATCCAGAGGCAGAGACGCTACACCGTGTGCCTGAGGTGGCTCCTCTGCTTCAAAC ATTTGAAGACCAAATGGTGGAGCTGTGTATGCAGTTATTTGAAACAGGTTTGGCTGAACACAAGCgcagagagatggaggtgaaCTCTTTCTTCAGTGGTCAGAATGAGGCTGTGACACACTACCAGCAGGAAGCATCCAAAATATTGGCACATTTTGAGCAGCAACACAAAGCG AGGATGGTGGAGTTGCAGCAGTTATCAGATCCAGACCTCCTGAAGGTCAAGATCAACCCCTGCAAAGAGGAAATCAACCAACTCTCTCACAGCCTCATGGCACTGGAGTTTCAGATGATCACCCAGCTGgag gatATCATCAACAAGTTGGACGTCAACATCTCAGACATGATTGGCAACTTCAGTGAAACTGCTCTGGGGAT ATTTGCACAATGTCGAGATCTGGAGGATAATTATCATGAGAAAGTGCAAGTGATTGCAGCAAATCTGGAGAATGAGGGCAAGAACAACCTGGATGAGGAAATGCCAGATCAAGATAAAATG CTGTTTGTAGACAAAGACACAGTGATGGATGCACTGGCCACCAGCCACGACAACCACCTGATGAAGATCAATGACCGAGAGACTCAGTTGATTACACGTGCTGAAGCCTGGAAGGATGAGCTTGTAAAAGGG ATTCAAGACAAAGAACTTAAGCGGAACCGCATGCGGATCTCAGACATCCACAGATATGCGGACCATTTGTGGGAGCAGCTGGAAGATTTGCTGTAG